The genomic region GAAGTAGGGGAGATCAATGCGTTACATAATCTAAACACGGTGGTTTTTCCTGCCCCGGAAGGTCCTACCAAAGTTGTAATTTTTCCTTCAGGAATCGACCCTTTGATATCCTTCAAAATCTCTGTGTCTCCATCTGAATAGGAAACATGATCAAATGTAATGAGTTCACTCATTTCGTATTCTCCTCGTAGAACGTGCTAGTAGGGACGGTTCTCACCAACACGACACACAACTTTTTCTGTTGGTATTGTCCGCCATTCATTGATTAAATCATACATACTATTAAAATTTTAATGCAAGACCAATGGTTTTACAATGACAGATAGGAAAGTATAAAACTTTCCTATCTGCATAAGTGCAACTAAGGCATTCGCCACAATGGCTTGGCGAATGCCAAGTTTTCTAAGACGAAATAAAAGGTATTGGCGTTGGTGCACCTGGACCACTCGATATAAAGCAAGAGAAATTAGGTGTCCTCCTATATTTAAAAGGACGGATTGATATTCCGATTGTAGAACAGTTTAGAATATTATATTGATAATGATTAATAGAGGTAAACATAGTATAGAGGGTTAATTAGTCCAAAACGCTTAAAGAAACTTAGTAAGTGTATAATAGTGTAAACAAAAAAGTGCTCTATTATAAAAGAGCACTATCAATCTTAACTTATTTAGCATGACTTAAATAGATACATTACCAATGTTAAAACTCCAATTTAAAACATCTGTTACCTTAACTAATACTGATACAGGTGGGTCAACCTTTCCGTGTTCTAAATTGGAAATGAATTCTTCAGAAAAACCAAGTCTTTCAGCGAGATCCTTTTGGCTTAGGCCACGATTTTCTCTTGCATAGGTGATTTGTTTATGTAGTTCACTCAATACCTCATCTCCTTATGTAAGCGTTTCCTTTACACATTAAATTATACAGAAAATTTCAACGTTTTACAATAGTAAAAAGCCGATCTAACACACATAGATCAGCTTATTCTTAAAGGATAGGAAAGTGTAAAATCTGTCTAGCTTCAGCGAAAAAACTTGACACATACGAATAGTCTTCGGAGTTTTAACAACTTATAAATTTTGATAGTGTTAGAAAAGCGGAAGCGCCCTTCGAAACAAGAAAATCACTTACTTCTGCGAAGAAACTCTAAGTAGCTTTAGAGAATTTGTCTAGGACTCGTATCCTTCGAGCCCACGTTCATCGTGTTTCCTTTATCCCACATGAACGGGCAGCCAACCAGGAAGCAGGCTTCACCAACAAGGATGAAAAATTTTTCATGGGAGTAGTACCGCATAAGTAAAACTAAGGCTTTCGCCATTAGGGTTTGCACTCCAGAGTATAAGGGATTCTATGAAAGCAAAATACGCTTTTGAGAATCCCTTTAACGATAAGCCGAGTTTTTCTAAAATATTAATAACTTCCGCTTGTTTTTTCACCTTTGATTATCGCGATGCTAGAACTTGCTCCGATTCGGGTAGCTCCTGCGGCGACCAATTTACGTGCAGTATCTAAATCACGAACTCCTGCAGAGGCTTTCACACCCATTTCCGGCCCAACCGTAGCGCGCATAAGGGAGATATCCTCAGGAGTTGCATGGCCTGGGCCAAATCCTGTAGAAGTTTTAACGAAATCAGCACCTGCCATTTTAGAAAGCATACATGCTTTTTTCTTTTCTTCATCATTTAGATAGCCTGTTTCGATAATTACTTTTACAATCGTTTGATCTCGGCAGGCTAAAACGACGCCTTCAATATCCTTTTTAACAGCTTCATAATCTCCCGACTTAAGGGCCCCGATATTGATAACCATATCAATTTCTGTTGCTCCAGCAGCAATAGCATCGCGAGCTTCTGAAATTTTGTTAAAGGTACTGGTAGAACCTAAAGGAAAGCCGACAACGGTTGTAATCCCCACATTGCTACCTTTTAGCTCTTTTGCAGCTGTAGAAACCCAGTAAGGATTCACACATACTGTTGCGAAATTATATTGTTTGGCCTCTTCACAAAGCTGGATGATTTGTTGATCGGTGGTATCTGGTTTTAGTAAAGTATGATCAATCATACGGGCAATTTGAGGTCCTGTTATCACTTGATGATTCAAATTTGTATTGGTAGAAGCCTTTTTCTCCATAGTGGCAACTGAGCTACTGCTTTCATCACTATTGGAGATTTTAGCCATCACTTCATTTGTGATTTGTTTAATCAAAAGTTCCATATCCATGGAGCTCACCTCCGTTAATTTGTAATATTCAGGTTGTCTAGCACTCCAACTATTATGGCGTCTACGGCACCTTCTGGATTATTCATGATATCCCTAGCTGATCCACCTTCCTCGAGAATGAGGACCAGATCACCGACACCAGCTCTTGCGGAATCTACTGCAATCAATGAGTCTCCAATTGTCTTCCCATTTGTATCAATGGGTTCTACGATCATGAGTTTCTGATTTGCATGGCTAGGTGTCTTAATGGTTGACACGATGTTGCCAATAACTCGACCGATTTTCATTAGGCTTTCGGTGCTTGTGGTAAGATCTTTTCGATATCAGAATGTGGTCTAGGAATAACATGAACAGAAATGAATTCTCCAACACGACTTGCTGCATCAGCACCAGCTTCTGTAGCTGCTTTAACTGCACCAACATCTCCACGTACCATAACCGTTACTAATCCACCACCAACTTGAACTTTTCCGACTAAAGTAACATTAGCAGCTTTTGTCATAGCATCTGCAGCTTCAATTGCTCCAACTAACCCTTTTGTTTCGATCATTCCTAATGCATTATTCATTTTCTATTCCTCCATTTTTATCACATTATAGTTTTCGATAATTCCCATGACCCCTGCATCAGAGGCAGTGAGCTCTCGGTTAAGGGGCAGGGAGGACTCTTTACTTTTGGCTAAATACACGAGATCACCTTGTCCTGCTTGACGAATGGTGTCAATGGCAATAATGGGATCTCCTTTTGGCTCTAAATTTTTTTCTAAAGGTTGAATCACTAGTAGTTTCAGACCCGTTAAGCTTTCATCCTTTTGTGTACAAACCACATTTCCAACGACTTTGCCGATAAACATGGGATTACCTGCTTTCTCGTTTTTCGCGCTTAATGAAGCGGCTTTCCACTTCCATTATTTTGGTCACACGGCGGTCATGACGACCACCAGCAAAAGGAGTATCTAGCCAAGCTTTTACTACTTGTGTGGCCAAATGATCTCCAAGCATTTGCCCACCGATGGATAATACATTGGCATTGTTATGCTCACGACTGTTAATCGCTGAAGTTAAATCCCAGCAAACTCCTGCTCTCACTCCAGGAATTTTATTTAGGGTCATCCCGCTTCCTACGCCAATCCCATCGATCATAATTCCAACATATTGATCATTGGTTGCAACACATTCTCCTACTAGAAAGGCAATGTCCGGGTAATCTACGGAATCTTTGCTATGACAGCCGAAATCTACATATTCAAATCCCCATTGGGTTAATTGCTGCTTTAATTTTTCTTTTAAATCAAAACCACCATGGTCACTCCCGATGGCTACCTTTCTCATGCTTTTTCCTCCTTACAAAAACGCCTGAGTAATTGCGGCAAAATCGTCTGCTTTTAAACTGGCGCCACCCACCAAGACACCATCGATATCTTTCATCACACTGAAAAGATGCACATTGGCAGGCTTAACAGACCCTCCATATAAAATCTGAACTTGATCTCCAGCGTCCCCATATGTTTTAAGGAGCAAGGAGCGGATAGATTGATGGACCTCCTGAGCCTGTTCGGCTGAAGCAGATTGTCCAGAACCAATGGCCCAAACCGGTTCATAAGCAATGACGATATTTGTTACATCTTTGATTCCATTTAGTGCTAGTAAGACCTGATTGGTTACGACTTGATTGGTTTGATTTTGTCTTTTTTCTACTTCAGTTTCTCCAACGCAAATGATCGGCTTTATTTGGTGGGATAATGCAGCCAGTGTCTTTTGATTAACTTGTTCATCTGTTTCTCCAGCTGCTCTTCGTTCAGAGTGACCGACTAGAACATAGTCACATCCTATATCTCTTACCTGACTTGCCGATACATCCCCGGTGTATGCTCCAGCTTTTTCCCAGTGACTATTTTGTGCGCCGATTGAAATAGCTGGATTCCTTTCCTTCAACATAGCCTTTAATGGAAAAAGGTAGGGGAAGGGAGGACAAATGACCACATGTTCATCATCATTTCTAAAGTTTTGAACAAATTGGTGAATGTCCTTTAATTCCATATTCATTTTCCAATTGGCTACAACTAATGCTTTTCTTTGATAGGGGTGGGAACCAACGCTAGAACTTCCCAATTGTTCAGTGACAGCCTTCCTAACGATCTGTTCTATAAAACTCTCCATAGCTTGCGACATGAAACCTCACACCTATTCTGCTTTTGGTAAAATGCTTTCTACATCTCCATTTGGGCGTGGGATGACGTGCACGGATAATAGTTCTCCTACACGACCTGCTGCATCAGCTCCTGCTTCAGTTGCTGCTTTTACAGCTCCAACATCACCACGAACCATGACACTGACAAGTCCGCCACCTACTAATTCTTTTCCAACAAGAGTAACATTAGCAGCCTTCACCATTGCATCCGCTGCCTCAATTGCACCAATTAATCCTTTAGTTTCAATCATTCCTAATGCCTCTTTCATCGTATTATTTCCTCCTTGTGTTTGTTTTTTATTCGTGCGTCTTTTAGTAGACGTTTTTCCCTTTTCATTGTCCTTCTTTTCCTTGCTCGCTCCATTTTGGTCTGCCATTTACAAAAACCTCACTTATATAATTCTGAAACCATCGACTAGTACACATCGACGTTGTCTCGTAAAGGTTTTAGCCGATGTTAACCCTTCTCCAGTAGAACCTGCAATTGTCAGAGTGGCAAAGCCTTCTGCACCAAAGCCTAGCCCAGAGTAGGACGGACCGTTTTTAACAAAAATGGTCGCCTGGATGGCTTGAGCCATTTTGGTTAAGTTCGTGATGTTTTGGGAATGCATAATGGCCGTATGGCGATTTCCTTTTTCGGCTTTTACCGCTAACTTAATGCCTTCATCAACGTTAGCTACCTTAACGATTGGAAGAATCGGCATGAGCATCTCCGTATGGACTAATGGATGATCGCACTTTGTCTCTGCAATCACGAGCTTCACGGATGAATCAACTTTCTTACCAATAGCGGCTAATAGAACCGAAGCGTCTTTCCCTATAAATTCACGATTTGGGTAGTGTTTTCCATTTTTCTCTACCATGATCACTTTTAATAGTTTATCAAGTTCAAAGCCACTCAGCTCAACTGCACCATTGTTTGTCATTTCCTTCTTTAATTGTCTTGCTACTTGTTCTACAACAAATACTTCTTTTTCAGCGGTACAAAGTACGTTGTTGTCAAAACTTGCTCCATCGACGATGTCTTTTCCTGCTTTCGGAAGTTCAGCTGTTTCATCGACAACGACGGGAGGATTTCCAGGGCCTGCTGCAATGACTTTTTTTCCAACACGCATGGCCGCTTTAACAACAATTCCGCCACCTGTTACAACTAAAGCACGAATATCAGGATGCTCCATGACTTCCTTACTCGTATCAAGTGTTGGATTGGCAACCGCTGTTAACACATTCTCAGGACCACCAACAGACTGAATTGCTTGGTTTAGAAGCTGCATTGCATGAAGGGATACCCTCTTAGCGGTAGGATGTGGATTGAAGACAGCTACATTTCCTGCAGCGACTAGGGAAATGCTATTATTAATGATCGTTGCCGCTGGGTTAGTAGATGGTGTAATAGCCCCCACAATACCAAATGGAGCGCTTTCCACTAAAGTCATGCCTCGGTCACCTGTAAAAGTGGAACTCACTAAGTCTTCTACACCCGGTGTTTTGTTTGCGGCTAAAAGGTTTTTCGCAATCTTGTTTTCTACTTTTCCTAAGCCTGTTTCTTCCACAGCCATTTGAGCTAATTCTTCTGCATGGTTTATAGTGATATCACGCATGGCTTGAATCATTTTTTTTCGTAATTCAAGGGACACTTGTTGAAAATCTGTTTCTGCCTTTTGAGCTGATCTTACAGCTTGTTCTACCGTTTCAAATACACCATGCCCAAGGGACACATTGCTTGAAGAGGTAGATTGAGAATTCTTGGATTGATCAGTGATCTTTACCAAAACTTGCTCTACTAATTTTTGAATCTCTTTTTCACTTATTTGCAATCTTATTCTCCCTCCTTATCTTTTTTAAAGGTGAGCTTACCTTCGATTTCAATTTCGTCGATTATTCCGACAATGGCGGCATCGACAGGGGTTCCATTGGTGATTTGCGTTTGTCTTGCTGAGCTTCCGCTAACTACCATGACGACTTCACCTTTTCCAGAGCCAACCGTGTCAATGGCGACGACTGGTTTATTGGTCGGGTCAATCGTAATCATGTCAAGCGGTTGAACGATTAGCAGTTTTTTTCCTTGCAGCTTTTCGGCTTTTGAGGTAGAAACGACACTTCCTATAACTCTACCAATAATCATACTTTTACTCCTTTTGTTTTATTGAAACGCCTAACTCTCTCGCTAAATCCTTACTCATTGGAGTAATTAAGCTATCCTCTGGTACCTCCAATATTCTTTCCCCGTCATTTGCTACTTGTTGAATATGCTTGGCTAAAACTGTGTGACGTGGAGGACTTGATTCCTCAAAAAATGAATCCAACCACTGCCCTAACTGTTTGAGTGTTACAAATGAAATCCTTTCTTGCTGTAGTTGTCTTATGTAGGATTGAACTCGATCGCTTACTTGATGAGGAGCTGTAACTACTTGGGAACCAGTTGAAGTCAATGAATCTTTGAGCATAACAATTTTCTTTCCATTTAATTGGGTTTGGATTAAGATCCACATTCCTAAAGTATCATCTATCGTTAGGGCTAATTTTGCTAGATGGCTATATTGTGAGTTTGCTAGAATTAAGAGCTCGGATTTTCTCAATGCATTCTTAATATTGGATAAATGATCCTCACTTAGTATGAGGTGAGTATCTGTAAGGCTTGCTGGTATAGTGATGCTACTCGGTGTGCAAACTGTGATGTGATAATGTTCATCTAGCTTTTGGATCTTTTCCCATACCGCCGAAGGGACTTCATCCGGTTGCTGGTCTATTAAAATAAATACAGGGTACTTTTTGACTGGAGTTCCACTTTTCTGAGATTCATTTTGTAAAAATTCAGCTACCACTTGACGCACAAGCGTCTCAATTTTCTCTTGCACTCTGTTCCCCCCTTCTACCTCCGTATTTTCCCTCTTGCTCCCTGGCCAATTTGGGTAGCATTGGCTTCGTCGATATCGATATGCATTTCTAATCGATATTTTTCAGAAACTCGGATCAGTACATTTTGAAAAATGACACCCCTCGGCCCGTCTACTTGTATTTGAATATGTTGGCCATTTTCCACTTGAAAAAATTCAGCGTCATCAGGGTGCATATGAATATGTCTGGCTGCACAAATCAATCCTTGATCAATTTTTAACTGGCCTCTAGGTCCCTGAATGGTAATGGAGGGAGTCCCCTCAATATCACCGGAATTTCTTACGGGTGGCTTTACTCCTAATGTGTAACCATCGAACAGGGAGATTTCAACTTGTGTCTTTCCACGACTAGGTCCTAATATGCGGACCTTTTCGATTTTGCCTTTTGGTCCTATTAATGTGACAGTTTCTTTAGCGGCAAATTGCCCTGGCTGCGATAGGTCCTTTACTTTTGTTAACTGATAGCCTTTTCCAAACAATCTTTCTACATGTTCGGGGGATAAGTGAATGTGCCGATTGGATACAGCTATTGGAATGGAATCTTGATTGCCTTTTTGTTCTTGCAAAACCTTGAGAGTGACATCCTTAATAAGGTTCTTTAGCTCCTGTTCCTGCATTTTTATTTTCCTCCTTTCCGTCTTGAAGTAGGATTTGGGCCGTGTATTGATCAGTTATTAGTACATTGGAGTAGTTCCCATGTAAGGCTCCTATGATTCCATCTACCTTTTCCATACCGCCGGCAATTAAAATGCTGTAATCTTTCTTTCTTAATTCTGAAAGTTGTATACCAATCGTGCGTTCATCCAGTTTAGGGTCGCAAATTCTTCCGTTATGATCAAAAATTCTTGAACAAATATCACCTACACCGCCCAATTTATTTAACTCTTTAAATTCTTGTTCTGAGTAGTAACCGGCTTGAAATAAGGTAGACTTATGATTCACATCTCCAACTGTGTAGATGGCTATATTACTTTGATTTCCTAGGTCGAGTACTCGGCGAATATGCCGATCGGATAAAATAGCGTTTGCCACTACAGGGTTATCAACAATCGCTGGTAAAGGCAGAAAATGGGGGACAGTATTAAAGGCGACACTCAAAAAATGAAGGATCTCAGATGCATATGTATTGGTTTCAGAGTAGCTAACCCCACCATTTAAT from Bacillaceae bacterium S4-13-56 harbors:
- a CDS encoding BMC domain-containing protein; this translates as MKEALGMIETKGLIGAIEAADAMVKAANVTLVGKELVGGGLVSVMVRGDVGAVKAATEAGADAAGRVGELLSVHVIPRPNGDVESILPKAE
- the rpiB gene encoding ribose 5-phosphate isomerase B, whose amino-acid sequence is MRKVAIGSDHGGFDLKEKLKQQLTQWGFEYVDFGCHSKDSVDYPDIAFLVGECVATNDQYVGIMIDGIGVGSGMTLNKIPGVRAGVCWDLTSAINSREHNNANVLSIGGQMLGDHLATQVVKAWLDTPFAGGRHDRRVTKIMEVESRFIKREKRESR
- a CDS encoding EutN/CcmL family microcompartment protein — its product is MIIGRVIGSVVSTSKAEKLQGKKLLIVQPLDMITIDPTNKPVVAIDTVGSGKGEVVMVVSGSSARQTQITNGTPVDAAIVGIIDEIEIEGKLTFKKDKEGE
- a CDS encoding sugar-binding transcriptional regulator is translated as MHDDKLSKLIEAAKLYYQFDMSQQKIAEKLGVSRPSVSRMLQQAKDQGIVQIKILDPTESTEQMERLLKKKFKLKDCKIASVPFFVDEIKAELGKTAASYLGEIVQDGDIIGTTWGTTIYEVAQRIQPKNVKSVTVVQLNGGVSYSETNTYASEILHFLSVAFNTVPHFLPLPAIVDNPVVANAILSDRHIRRVLDLGNQSNIAIYTVGDVNHKSTLFQAGYYSEQEFKELNKLGGVGDICSRIFDHNGRICDPKLDERTIGIQLSELRKKDYSILIAGGMEKVDGIIGALHGNYSNVLITDQYTAQILLQDGKEENKNAGTGAKEPY
- the deoC gene encoding deoxyribose-phosphate aldolase, which gives rise to MEKKASTNTNLNHQVITGPQIARMIDHTLLKPDTTDQQIIQLCEEAKQYNFATVCVNPYWVSTAAKELKGSNVGITTVVGFPLGSTSTFNKISEARDAIAAGATEIDMVINIGALKSGDYEAVKKDIEGVVLACRDQTIVKVIIETGYLNDEEKKKACMLSKMAGADFVKTSTGFGPGHATPEDISLMRATVGPEMGVKASAGVRDLDTARKLVAAGATRIGASSSIAIIKGEKTSGSY
- a CDS encoding EutN/CcmL family microcompartment protein encodes the protein MFIGKVVGNVVCTQKDESLTGLKLLVIQPLEKNLEPKGDPIIAIDTIRQAGQGDLVYLAKSKESSLPLNRELTASDAGVMGIIENYNVIKMEE
- a CDS encoding BMC domain-containing protein, which produces MNNALGMIETKGLVGAIEAADAMTKAANVTLVGKVQVGGGLVTVMVRGDVGAVKAATEAGADAASRVGEFISVHVIPRPHSDIEKILPQAPKA
- a CDS encoding EutN/CcmL family microcompartment protein; its protein translation is MKIGRVIGNIVSTIKTPSHANQKLMIVEPIDTNGKTIGDSLIAVDSARAGVGDLVLILEEGGSARDIMNNPEGAVDAIIVGVLDNLNITN
- a CDS encoding aldehyde dehydrogenase family protein → MQISEKEIQKLVEQVLVKITDQSKNSQSTSSSNVSLGHGVFETVEQAVRSAQKAETDFQQVSLELRKKMIQAMRDITINHAEELAQMAVEETGLGKVENKIAKNLLAANKTPGVEDLVSSTFTGDRGMTLVESAPFGIVGAITPSTNPAATIINNSISLVAAGNVAVFNPHPTAKRVSLHAMQLLNQAIQSVGGPENVLTAVANPTLDTSKEVMEHPDIRALVVTGGGIVVKAAMRVGKKVIAAGPGNPPVVVDETAELPKAGKDIVDGASFDNNVLCTAEKEVFVVEQVARQLKKEMTNNGAVELSGFELDKLLKVIMVEKNGKHYPNREFIGKDASVLLAAIGKKVDSSVKLVIAETKCDHPLVHTEMLMPILPIVKVANVDEGIKLAVKAEKGNRHTAIMHSQNITNLTKMAQAIQATIFVKNGPSYSGLGFGAEGFATLTIAGSTGEGLTSAKTFTRQRRCVLVDGFRII
- the tpiA gene encoding triose-phosphate isomerase, producing the protein MSQAMESFIEQIVRKAVTEQLGSSSVGSHPYQRKALVVANWKMNMELKDIHQFVQNFRNDDEHVVICPPFPYLFPLKAMLKERNPAISIGAQNSHWEKAGAYTGDVSASQVRDIGCDYVLVGHSERRAAGETDEQVNQKTLAALSHQIKPIICVGETEVEKRQNQTNQVVTNQVLLALNGIKDVTNIVIAYEPVWAIGSGQSASAEQAQEVHQSIRSLLLKTYGDAGDQVQILYGGSVKPANVHLFSVMKDIDGVLVGGASLKADDFAAITQAFL
- a CDS encoding helix-turn-helix transcriptional regulator, encoding MSELHKQITYARENRGLSQKDLAERLGFSEEFISNLEHGKVDPPVSVLVKVTDVLNWSFNIGNVSI
- a CDS encoding phosphate propanoyltransferase, with product MQEQELKNLIKDVTLKVLQEQKGNQDSIPIAVSNRHIHLSPEHVERLFGKGYQLTKVKDLSQPGQFAAKETVTLIGPKGKIEKVRILGPSRGKTQVEISLFDGYTLGVKPPVRNSGDIEGTPSITIQGPRGQLKIDQGLICAARHIHMHPDDAEFFQVENGQHIQIQVDGPRGVIFQNVLIRVSEKYRLEMHIDIDEANATQIGQGARGKIRR